A window of the Candidatus Nitrosotalea okcheonensis genome harbors these coding sequences:
- a CDS encoding elongation factor EF-2 translates to MKFKATDQILSIIGNKKNIRNFGVIAHVDHGKTTMSDSLLASSGIISPSVAGQALALDSMKLEQDRQMTIVQANVTLLYEQAGQEYVINMIDTPGHIDFTGRVTRSLRAIDGAVVVSDSVEGIMTQTETVTRQALEERVKPVLYINKIDRLIKELRLPPEKMQEWLLEIITNFNRLIDIYAEPEYKEKWKVSIQDGSVSFGSAKDKWGFNADVMKKKGISFKDIYEAYSEGGDVKKLAEKAPLYDAVLGMVVKHHPSPDVAQKYRIPKIWKGDLDSDIGKALMNCDDNGPAVMMIVNMTVDPAAGPVAIGRLFSGKIKDGDRIHLIDSKREGRVQSVNFFMGNQREMVGELAAGNIPALLGLEHARAGQTLSSVAGIPAFEGIHYVSEPVVQIAVEPKHPKDLPKLVEALNRITIEDPNLVVKINEESGETVIAGMGVLHLEIATALIADAKVEIVTSQPLINYRETIRSSAGPIMSKSPNRHNKIFMKVEPLDEKIAEMIRNGTLNEYKDKKEVATILKAAGWDGDEAKRVMRFDIRGNVMVDGTKGVQFVGESTDSILSGFEDSVKEGPLAREQVRGCKFTFHHFVPHEDPAHRGLSQLGPASRRACTGVMLLSQPVLLEPMLGIEVRVPQEMIGNVAGVISGKRGKVLNMEQKGVIHIISGELPASETFDLSEIMRGQTAGRAMWNTHFKAWTPVPNSILTKVIADIRKRKGLAPEVPTPDEYVDSE, encoded by the coding sequence ATGAAATTCAAGGCAACAGATCAAATTCTAAGTATTATTGGTAACAAGAAAAATATTAGAAACTTTGGAGTCATAGCTCACGTAGACCATGGAAAGACAACCATGAGTGACAGCCTTTTAGCTTCTAGTGGAATTATCAGCCCATCTGTTGCAGGCCAGGCTTTGGCACTTGATTCAATGAAACTTGAACAAGACAGACAGATGACAATTGTCCAGGCAAACGTTACATTGCTTTACGAACAAGCAGGCCAGGAATACGTCATTAACATGATTGATACTCCTGGACACATTGACTTTACTGGCAGAGTAACTCGAAGTCTTAGGGCAATAGATGGCGCAGTAGTTGTATCTGATTCGGTAGAAGGTATCATGACACAGACTGAAACCGTGACTCGTCAGGCATTAGAAGAGAGAGTAAAACCTGTTCTTTACATTAACAAGATTGACCGTCTCATAAAGGAACTAAGACTGCCTCCGGAGAAGATGCAAGAGTGGCTGCTTGAGATCATAACCAACTTTAACAGGCTAATCGATATTTATGCAGAACCAGAGTACAAGGAAAAATGGAAGGTAAGCATACAGGATGGAAGTGTGTCATTTGGTTCTGCAAAGGACAAGTGGGGATTTAATGCAGATGTGATGAAAAAGAAAGGAATCTCATTCAAGGATATTTACGAAGCATACTCTGAAGGCGGCGATGTCAAGAAACTCGCAGAGAAAGCCCCGTTGTATGATGCAGTACTTGGAATGGTTGTAAAGCACCACCCGTCACCTGATGTTGCACAAAAATACAGAATTCCAAAAATCTGGAAGGGTGACTTGGACTCTGATATTGGGAAAGCACTCATGAACTGTGATGATAATGGTCCTGCTGTAATGATGATTGTAAACATGACTGTAGACCCCGCTGCAGGCCCTGTGGCAATTGGACGTTTATTCTCTGGCAAAATAAAAGATGGTGACCGCATACATTTGATTGACTCAAAACGAGAGGGCCGAGTCCAGTCTGTCAACTTTTTCATGGGTAACCAAAGAGAGATGGTAGGCGAACTTGCTGCAGGAAACATCCCTGCGCTTCTTGGATTGGAACATGCAAGAGCAGGTCAAACACTGTCTTCCGTGGCAGGCATTCCTGCATTTGAGGGAATTCATTATGTATCAGAACCTGTGGTGCAAATTGCAGTAGAGCCAAAACATCCTAAAGATTTACCAAAATTAGTTGAGGCATTAAATCGTATTACAATTGAAGACCCTAACTTGGTTGTAAAAATAAATGAGGAATCCGGTGAAACTGTAATTGCGGGCATGGGTGTGTTGCACCTTGAAATTGCCACTGCACTTATTGCTGATGCCAAGGTAGAGATTGTAACATCTCAGCCATTGATAAATTATCGTGAAACAATTCGAAGCAGTGCGGGACCAATCATGTCCAAGTCACCTAACAGACATAACAAAATATTCATGAAGGTTGAACCACTGGATGAAAAAATTGCTGAAATGATACGAAATGGAACACTAAATGAGTACAAGGACAAGAAAGAAGTTGCTACGATACTAAAGGCGGCGGGCTGGGACGGCGATGAGGCAAAACGTGTCATGAGATTTGATATCAGAGGTAATGTCATGGTCGACGGAACCAAGGGTGTCCAGTTTGTGGGAGAATCAACTGACTCTATCTTGTCAGGCTTTGAAGACTCTGTAAAAGAGGGCCCACTTGCAAGAGAGCAGGTGAGAGGTTGCAAGTTTACATTCCATCATTTTGTTCCACACGAAGATCCAGCTCACAGGGGCTTGTCACAATTGGGACCAGCCTCTCGAAGGGCATGTACAGGTGTCATGCTTTTGTCACAACCGGTATTGCTAGAACCAATGCTTGGAATTGAAGTACGTGTACCGCAGGAAATGATTGGCAACGTTGCAGGTGTAATATCTGGTAAGAGAGGCAAGGTACTAAACATGGAACAAAAAGGTGTCATACATATCATATCTGGTGAGCTTCCGGCATCTGAGACATTTGACTTGTCTGAGATAATGAGAGGACAGACTGCAGGACGCGCCATGTGGAATACACACTTTAAGGCATGGACTCCAGTTCCAAACTCAATCCTAACCAAAGTAATTGCTGACATTAGAAAGAGAAAGGGACTTGCACCCGAAGTGCCAACTCCAGACGAATACGTCGACAGCGAGTAA
- a CDS encoding ArnT family glycosyltransferase yields the protein MNARLEFVNKYRLLIISILIVSVFTHLWNVDGFPDIFFDEGIYMHRAMHVLNGLGPQEGSFYDHPFFGQTFLAVILGFIGYPSSLHSSGDTNSIAILYTIPRIIMGLLAVADTFLIYKIAGKHYGQKVALVSAALFSVMPISWIFRRILLDSILLPFLLLSIWTALQSKNSKHITGLVLLSGICLGLAVFTKIPAFTTIPLVGGIIFFSNTKRFKLLALWIIPVILIPSLWPVQSIEAGHFNYWMHDVFYFQTHRVGGADLNVISKEFADMDPVLFGLGIAGIGFAVIRRDYLILGWFAPFVVFLYFIGYNQYFYWIPVIPVMCIAAGVLITKSFEKIPKRKISKDGMIVFVLGICAFGMIGLVQLISTDMTSAEYSATSFVVNQSIGNDTTILASPTYTWIFSNVFHKNNVPLDYSQILFEPINTTKVVLVADPHYMVDFNRGRQIVDMYNSTQLVATFDDDISKYFTDHYPYQSLRSTVEGIHIEIREKN from the coding sequence TTGAATGCAAGACTTGAATTTGTAAACAAGTACCGCCTTTTGATAATATCCATACTGATAGTTTCTGTTTTCACGCATCTTTGGAATGTAGATGGCTTTCCAGATATTTTCTTTGATGAGGGGATATACATGCACAGGGCAATGCATGTACTAAATGGCTTAGGCCCCCAAGAAGGATCGTTTTATGATCATCCATTTTTTGGACAAACATTTCTTGCAGTAATACTTGGTTTCATAGGATATCCCAGCTCTCTGCATTCCTCAGGTGATACCAACTCCATTGCCATCCTGTATACAATACCAAGAATCATAATGGGACTACTTGCGGTTGCAGATACGTTTCTCATATACAAGATAGCGGGCAAACACTACGGACAAAAGGTAGCATTGGTTTCTGCAGCATTATTTTCGGTGATGCCAATATCATGGATCTTTCGCAGAATATTGCTTGATTCAATCTTGCTGCCTTTTCTTTTGCTATCAATATGGACTGCACTCCAATCTAAAAATTCCAAACATATCACCGGGCTAGTTTTGTTATCTGGCATATGTCTCGGACTGGCAGTATTTACGAAAATTCCCGCCTTTACTACAATTCCCTTGGTTGGAGGTATTATTTTTTTCAGCAATACCAAACGTTTCAAGTTACTTGCATTGTGGATTATACCCGTAATTTTGATTCCCTCCTTGTGGCCAGTTCAAAGCATAGAGGCTGGACACTTTAACTATTGGATGCATGATGTATTTTATTTTCAGACTCATAGGGTTGGAGGTGCTGATCTGAATGTAATATCAAAAGAATTTGCAGACATGGATCCCGTTTTATTTGGATTAGGAATTGCAGGCATTGGCTTTGCAGTAATCAGGAGAGATTATCTGATACTAGGATGGTTTGCCCCGTTTGTAGTTTTTCTGTATTTCATAGGCTATAACCAGTATTTTTATTGGATTCCAGTAATACCTGTGATGTGTATTGCTGCTGGAGTGTTGATTACAAAGTCATTTGAAAAGATACCTAAGAGAAAAATTTCCAAAGATGGTATGATTGTGTTTGTTTTAGGGATCTGTGCCTTTGGCATGATAGGCCTTGTGCAACTCATATCTACAGATATGACAAGTGCAGAATATTCTGCAACATCTTTTGTTGTAAACCAGTCAATTGGTAATGACACCACCATTCTTGCAAGCCCCACTTATACATGGATATTCAGCAATGTGTTTCACAAGAATAATGTTCCGCTAGATTACTCCCAGATACTCTTCGAGCCCATCAACACAACAAAAGTTGTCCTAGTGGCGGATCCACATTACATGGTAGACTTTAACAGAGGAAGACAGATTGTCGACATGTACAATTCCACACAACTTGTTGCTACATTTGATGATGACATTTCTAAATATTTCACCGATCACTATCCCTACCAGAGTCTTCGCTCCACTGTCGAGGGCATACATATAGAGATCCGAGAGAAAAATTAA
- a CDS encoding radical SAM protein, which produces MLEKLVKESRALEKAIAGEDLTYDDGIELMSYDNLYMLGAAADLIRQKKVGQQVTFAASYYLNYTNVCAASCQMCAFYRKGNESDAYALSAKDIEGRVAMAKNLGATEVHIVGGFHPDLPLEYYEEMFKTIKTSHPQMHIKALTAAEIFFLARLTKNSVKEVLTRLKTAGLDTMPGGGAELFHPDIRNKIVRGKCSGQEWLDTIEQAHNLGIKSNVTMLFGHIEKPEHIIDHLVKIREVQKRTKGFLTLIPLKFSLDNTELEKKGLVTSESSSTYDLRVTAVSRLMLANQLDNISVYWVALGKKLAQVALTYGGNDLVGTAFSEEIYRAAGKGTNSSIIELANMIKEIGREPVQRDTFFNILKKF; this is translated from the coding sequence ATGCTGGAAAAACTAGTCAAGGAATCAAGGGCACTTGAGAAAGCAATTGCTGGAGAAGATCTAACATATGATGACGGAATTGAGCTAATGTCATATGACAATCTATACATGCTTGGTGCAGCAGCAGACCTGATTAGGCAAAAAAAGGTTGGGCAACAAGTAACATTTGCAGCATCATATTATCTGAATTACACAAATGTCTGCGCAGCAAGCTGTCAAATGTGTGCATTTTACAGAAAGGGAAACGAATCTGATGCATACGCATTATCTGCAAAAGATATTGAGGGTCGTGTTGCAATGGCAAAAAACTTGGGTGCAACAGAGGTTCACATTGTTGGAGGTTTTCATCCAGATCTTCCACTTGAATATTACGAAGAAATGTTCAAAACAATAAAAACCAGTCATCCTCAAATGCATATCAAGGCACTTACTGCAGCAGAAATATTTTTCCTAGCACGCTTGACAAAAAATTCCGTAAAAGAAGTACTGACTAGACTAAAGACAGCTGGCTTGGATACCATGCCAGGAGGTGGTGCAGAACTATTTCACCCTGACATACGAAACAAAATAGTTCGTGGCAAGTGCTCTGGTCAAGAGTGGCTTGATACAATAGAGCAGGCTCATAATCTTGGAATAAAGAGCAATGTGACTATGCTCTTTGGACATATTGAAAAACCTGAACACATTATTGATCATCTTGTAAAAATTAGGGAGGTCCAAAAGAGGACCAAGGGATTTCTTACATTGATACCGCTCAAGTTCAGTCTTGACAATACAGAGCTTGAAAAGAAGGGGCTGGTGACCTCGGAGAGTTCATCGACATATGATCTTCGGGTTACTGCAGTGTCAAGGCTTATGCTTGCAAATCAACTTGACAACATTTCTGTATACTGGGTTGCGCTGGGAAAAAAGCTTGCTCAGGTTGCACTCACATATGGCGGAAATGACTTGGTTGGTACTGCTTTTTCTGAGGAGATTTATCGCGCAGCAGGCAAGGGAACAAACTCTTCAATAATCGAGCTAGCAAACATGATAAAAGAAATTGGACGAGAACCAGTCCAGAGAGACACATTTTTTAACATTTTAAAAAAATTCTAG
- a CDS encoding coiled-coil domain-containing protein encodes MGQKSSGIERFLAPSINKIEEELKSIHAEINTVKTRIDETDNKLEKLEEERKRLATRMDKTDDGMTTESKVLFDSVNEMGKQNRDEIDILKRAIDIAQRRLVVLEANMKELGK; translated from the coding sequence ATGGGGCAGAAATCATCCGGAATAGAAAGATTTCTTGCTCCATCTATAAACAAGATAGAAGAAGAATTAAAGTCAATTCATGCTGAGATTAATACTGTAAAAACAAGAATTGATGAGACTGATAATAAACTGGAAAAATTAGAAGAAGAACGTAAACGCCTCGCAACTAGAATGGACAAGACAGACGATGGAATGACAACTGAATCCAAAGTCTTGTTTGACAGTGTAAATGAGATGGGCAAACAAAACAGGGACGAAATTGACATCCTAAAACGCGCCATTGATATTGCACAAAGAAGACTAGTCGTTCTTGAGGCTAACATGAAAGAACTTGGCAAGTGA
- a CDS encoding menaquinone biosynthesis family protein: protein MDITIGHTPDADDAFMFYGMLSGKVTSPFFNVKHVVEDIETLNKRSLKHELDVTAVSVHACAYLDDYTILRSGGSFGKGYGPIVVAKQDMDVEKLQRSKIAIPGKLTSAFLLLELMIGKFDYIEMKFSDIPDAVASGKVDAGLVIHEGQITYDQKNLVKLLDVGSWWRDSTGGLPVPLGVNVMSNHFGIDVIRKFDAFFRESIIYGMARPSDALDYAMQYGRGQAKETIDKFVRMYVNDVTIEMGILGEQAIRNLFQFGIEKSLVPEFELRIA, encoded by the coding sequence GTGGATATTACAATAGGTCACACACCTGATGCAGACGATGCGTTCATGTTCTATGGAATGTTAAGCGGTAAGGTTACCTCACCCTTTTTCAATGTAAAACATGTTGTGGAAGATATTGAGACCCTCAACAAGCGTTCCCTAAAGCATGAGCTTGATGTAACAGCAGTCTCTGTCCATGCTTGTGCATACCTTGATGATTATACCATATTGCGAAGCGGGGGCAGTTTTGGAAAGGGATATGGTCCAATCGTAGTTGCAAAGCAAGACATGGATGTAGAAAAATTGCAAAGATCAAAGATAGCAATCCCTGGAAAGCTTACCTCTGCATTCCTTCTTTTAGAGCTCATGATTGGCAAGTTTGACTATATAGAAATGAAGTTCAGTGACATTCCAGACGCAGTGGCAAGCGGCAAGGTGGATGCAGGCTTGGTAATACATGAAGGGCAGATCACATATGATCAAAAGAATTTGGTAAAACTACTGGATGTAGGTTCTTGGTGGAGGGACAGCACGGGAGGCTTGCCAGTTCCACTTGGAGTAAATGTCATGAGCAATCATTTTGGAATTGATGTCATCAGAAAGTTTGACGCATTTTTTCGCGAGTCAATCATATACGGAATGGCAAGGCCAAGTGATGCACTAGATTACGCGATGCAATATGGGAGAGGACAGGCAAAGGAGACAATTGACAAGTTTGTTCGAATGTACGTCAATGATGTAACAATAGAGATGGGTATTCTTGGAGAGCAGGCAATAAGAAACCTGTTCCAGTTTGGAATAGAAAAGAGTCTGGTTCCAGAATTTGAGCTTCGGATAGCTTAG